One Streptomyces sp. NBC_01217 genomic region harbors:
- the ligD gene encoding non-homologous end-joining DNA ligase: MTPITEVEGRRLALSNLDKVLYPATGTTKGEVLHYYAATAAGALLAHLYNRPVSFLRYPDGPEGQRFFTKNPPPGTPSWVRTTPVPHQEDSRARQVVVQDLASLMWAANLVVEFHTPQWQADAPAIADRMVFDLDPGAPASVVECCTVALWLRERLAADGLLTYGKTSGSKGLHLLVPLEPTPADRVSAYAKGLAVEAELELPELVVHRMTRALRPGKVFVDFSQNAASKTTATPYTLRARPEPTVSAPVTWAEIEECRAPGQLAFLAGDMGARLERYGDLLGPLINPNRARRLPAGLDPKASGIRPPGA, from the coding sequence ATGACGCCGATCACAGAGGTGGAGGGGCGGCGGCTGGCTCTCAGCAATCTCGACAAGGTGCTGTATCCGGCCACCGGAACCACCAAGGGCGAGGTGCTCCACTACTACGCGGCCACCGCGGCGGGGGCCCTGCTCGCGCATCTGTACAACCGGCCCGTGTCCTTTCTGCGCTATCCGGACGGGCCGGAGGGGCAGCGTTTCTTCACGAAGAATCCGCCGCCGGGTACGCCGTCCTGGGTACGGACCACTCCCGTGCCGCACCAGGAGGACAGCCGGGCCAGACAGGTGGTCGTGCAGGATCTGGCCTCGCTGATGTGGGCGGCCAATCTGGTGGTGGAGTTCCACACTCCGCAATGGCAGGCCGATGCGCCCGCAATCGCCGACCGGATGGTGTTCGACCTCGACCCCGGTGCACCCGCCAGCGTGGTGGAGTGCTGCACGGTGGCGCTGTGGCTGCGCGAGCGGCTGGCGGCGGACGGGCTGCTCACGTACGGCAAGACCTCCGGGTCGAAGGGGCTGCATCTGCTCGTACCGCTGGAGCCGACCCCTGCCGATCGGGTGTCGGCGTACGCGAAAGGGCTGGCCGTCGAGGCGGAACTGGAGCTTCCGGAGCTGGTCGTGCACCGGATGACCCGGGCGCTGCGGCCGGGGAAGGTCTTCGTCGACTTCAGCCAGAACGCGGCGTCGAAGACGACCGCCACGCCCTATACGCTGCGCGCCCGGCCCGAGCCGACCGTCTCGGCGCCCGTCACCTGGGCGGAGATCGAGGAGTGCCGGGCGCCGGGGCAGCTGGCCTTCCTGGCCGGTGACATGGGGGCGCGGCTGGAGCGGTACGGGGATCTGCTCGGGCCGCTCATCAATCCGAACCGGGCCCGGCGGCTGCCGGCCGGGCTTGATCCGAAGGCGTCCGGAATTCGCCCCCCGGGCGCTTAG
- the ku gene encoding non-homologous end joining protein Ku has product MRSIWNGAISFGLVSIPIKLVNATESHAVSFRQIHLADGGRIRYRKVCEIDEQEVTAAEIGKAYEDADGSMIPITDEDLASLPLPTAKTIEIVAFVPATEIDPLQMDAAYYLSANGVPAAKPYTLLREALKRSRKVAVAKYALRGRERLGMLRVVDDVIAMHGLLWPDEIRGTEGIAPETGVTVRDAELDLADALMATLGEVDMDSLHDDYREAVEELIAAKAEGRTVEAAEAEGAGGGKVIDLIAALENSVRAAKKARGEEPEPAEEPESAEASADAPVAKVTSLTSRKKSGGTGAKKKAAAATQKTAAKKSTPSRAPARKTAARSTAKSSAKTTAKKTTAKADTKQTAKKAAPRKRASA; this is encoded by the coding sequence GTGCGGTCCATATGGAACGGTGCCATCTCCTTCGGGCTGGTCAGCATCCCGATCAAGCTGGTCAACGCCACCGAGAGCCACGCGGTCTCCTTCCGCCAGATCCACCTCGCCGACGGCGGCCGGATCCGCTACCGGAAGGTCTGCGAGATCGACGAGCAGGAGGTCACCGCCGCCGAGATCGGCAAGGCCTACGAGGACGCCGACGGCTCGATGATCCCGATCACCGACGAGGATCTGGCCTCGCTCCCGCTTCCCACCGCCAAGACGATCGAGATCGTCGCCTTCGTGCCCGCCACCGAGATCGACCCGCTCCAGATGGACGCGGCGTACTACCTCTCCGCCAACGGAGTCCCGGCCGCCAAGCCGTACACCCTGCTGCGCGAGGCGCTCAAGCGGAGCCGGAAGGTCGCCGTGGCGAAATACGCGCTGCGCGGCCGCGAACGGCTCGGCATGCTCCGGGTGGTCGACGATGTGATCGCCATGCACGGTCTGCTCTGGCCGGACGAGATCCGCGGCACCGAGGGCATCGCCCCGGAGACCGGGGTCACGGTCCGCGACGCCGAACTCGACCTGGCCGACGCGCTGATGGCCACTCTCGGTGAGGTCGACATGGACTCGCTCCACGACGACTACCGCGAGGCGGTCGAGGAACTCATCGCGGCGAAGGCGGAGGGCCGGACCGTGGAGGCGGCGGAGGCGGAGGGCGCGGGCGGCGGCAAGGTCATCGACCTCATCGCAGCGCTGGAGAACAGCGTTCGCGCGGCGAAGAAGGCCCGCGGCGAGGAGCCGGAGCCCGCAGAGGAACCGGAATCCGCAGAGGCATCGGCGGACGCCCCTGTCGCCAAGGTCACCTCGCTCACCAGCCGCAAGAAGTCCGGCGGAACCGGAGCCAAGAAGAAGGCCGCGGCGGCCACCCAGAAGACGGCCGCGAAGAAGTCCACGCCGAGCAGGGCGCCCGCCAGGAAGACCGCCGCACGGTCGACGGCGAAGTCGTCCGCCAAGACGACGGCGAAGAAGACCACGGCGAAGGCGGACACGAAGCAGACGGCGAAGAAGGCGGCGCCGCGCAAGCGTGCCTCGGCCTGA
- a CDS encoding S53 family peptidase, with protein MRTSRARSRAALSMAATLPLLAGALALGIPNASADSAPSGRDALQGTKPVWATAEADQGATSDSGKVGVRVHLAGRDAKGLAAYAAAVSDPQSASYGKYLSAAQAQARFGATQQQIDQVGQWLKSNGLTVTGANQHYVSATGDVAAAEKAFGTQLRNYRKGARTYRAPASTASVPAALSDAVLAVSGLDNAPHKSSHDETLPPPDAVFRNSGPFSSYYGSKTASSLPSAYGSKVPYAVKGYTGKQLRAAYGAGSWTGKGVTVAITDAYASPTIAKDAAEYAKRNGDAPYRRGQLSQVLPDDYTKTEECGASGWYGEETLDVEAVHAVAPAADIVYVGGASCYDADLLDSLNKIVDHRLADIVSNSWGDIEANEPPDVAAAYDQVFKMGAIEGIGFYFSSGDAGDNVASTGTKQIDVPSNSAWVTSVGGTSLAVGRNDTYQWETGWGTLKANLSDDGKSWTGFPGSYTSGAGGGTSSTVKQPSYQRGIVPDSLAQANGTKRMRTAPDIAAVADPNTGFLVGQTQTLPDGSLGYDEYRIGGTSLAAPVIAGVQALAQQARHGLPIGFANPAIYDRYGSKAYHDVTDHPLGPNHDLAVARADFANGFDAADGVLTSLRSLGKDASLKAVKGYDDVTGVGTPAAGYVNSYRW; from the coding sequence ATGAGAACCAGCCGCGCGAGAAGTCGCGCCGCGCTGAGCATGGCAGCGACACTGCCACTGCTCGCCGGTGCGCTCGCCCTCGGGATACCGAACGCCAGCGCCGATTCCGCGCCCAGCGGGCGGGACGCGCTGCAGGGCACCAAGCCCGTCTGGGCGACCGCCGAGGCCGACCAGGGGGCCACGTCCGACAGCGGCAAGGTCGGCGTCCGGGTCCATCTGGCCGGACGGGACGCGAAGGGGCTGGCCGCCTACGCCGCCGCCGTGTCCGACCCGCAGTCCGCCTCGTACGGGAAGTACCTGAGCGCCGCACAGGCGCAGGCCCGGTTCGGGGCCACTCAGCAGCAGATCGACCAGGTCGGTCAGTGGCTGAAGTCGAACGGGCTGACCGTCACCGGAGCCAATCAGCACTACGTCTCCGCCACCGGTGACGTCGCCGCCGCCGAGAAGGCGTTCGGCACCCAGCTGCGCAACTATCGCAAGGGCGCCCGGACCTACCGCGCCCCGGCCTCCACCGCCTCCGTGCCCGCCGCCCTGAGCGACGCCGTTCTCGCCGTCTCCGGCCTGGACAACGCGCCGCACAAGTCGAGCCACGACGAGACGCTGCCGCCGCCGGACGCGGTGTTCCGCAACTCCGGCCCCTTCTCCTCGTACTACGGCTCGAAGACCGCGTCGTCGCTGCCGAGCGCCTACGGGTCCAAGGTGCCGTACGCCGTCAAGGGGTATACCGGCAAGCAGCTGCGCGCCGCGTACGGTGCGGGCAGCTGGACCGGCAAGGGCGTCACCGTCGCGATCACCGACGCGTACGCATCGCCGACCATCGCGAAGGACGCCGCCGAGTACGCGAAGCGCAACGGTGACGCCCCCTACCGTCGCGGGCAGCTCAGCCAGGTGCTGCCGGACGACTACACGAAGACCGAGGAGTGCGGGGCCTCCGGCTGGTACGGCGAGGAGACCCTCGACGTCGAGGCCGTGCACGCGGTCGCGCCCGCCGCCGACATCGTGTACGTGGGCGGCGCCTCCTGCTACGACGCCGATCTGCTGGACTCGCTGAACAAGATCGTCGACCATCGGCTCGCGGACATCGTCTCCAACTCCTGGGGCGACATCGAGGCCAATGAGCCCCCGGACGTCGCGGCCGCGTACGACCAGGTCTTCAAGATGGGCGCGATCGAGGGCATCGGCTTCTACTTCTCCTCCGGCGACGCGGGCGACAACGTCGCGTCCACGGGCACGAAGCAGATCGACGTCCCGTCCAACTCCGCCTGGGTGACCTCGGTCGGCGGCACCTCGCTGGCCGTCGGCAGGAACGACACGTACCAGTGGGAGACCGGCTGGGGCACGCTGAAGGCGAACCTCTCCGACGACGGGAAGAGCTGGACCGGCTTCCCCGGCTCGTACACCTCCGGCGCGGGCGGCGGCACCAGCTCGACCGTGAAGCAGCCGTCGTACCAGCGCGGCATCGTCCCGGACTCCCTCGCGCAGGCGAACGGGACGAAGCGGATGCGCACGGCCCCGGACATCGCGGCCGTCGCCGACCCGAACACCGGCTTCCTGGTCGGCCAGACCCAGACGCTGCCCGACGGCTCGCTCGGCTACGACGAGTACCGCATCGGCGGTACGTCACTGGCCGCGCCGGTCATCGCCGGTGTCCAGGCACTCGCGCAGCAGGCCCGGCACGGTCTGCCGATCGGCTTCGCCAACCCGGCGATCTACGACCGGTACGGCTCGAAGGCGTACCACGACGTCACCGACCACCCGCTGGGCCCGAACCACGACCTCGCGGTGGCGCGGGCCGACTTCGCCAACGGCTTCGACGCGGCGGACGGTGTGCTGACGTCGCTGCGCAGCCTCGGCAAGGACGCCTCGCTGAAGGCGGTCAAGGGGTATGACGACGTGACGGGTGTCGGGACTCCGGCGGCCGGTTACGTGAACTCGTACCGCTGGTAG
- the glyA gene encoding serine hydroxymethyltransferase — MRPTREDPVTVSVPPHTRHDALAATDPEIAALVASEEQLQADTLRLIPSENYVSAAVLEASGTVLQNKYSEGYPGKRYYEGQQNIDQVETLAVERAKALFRMDHANVQPYSGSPANLAVYLAFLKPGDTVLGMSLPMGGHLTHGWGVSATGTWFRGVQYGVRRDTGRIDLDEVRDLALAERPKLIFCGGTAVPRTIDFAGFAEIAKEVGAVLVADVAHIAGLIAGGAHPSPAPYADVVSTTTHKTLRGPRGAMLLSRAEHARAIDRAVFPGLQGGPHNQTTAAIAVALKEAARPDFSTYAHQVVANARALGEELASRGFDLVSGGTDNHLLLIDLTSRGVPGKIAAKALDRAGIVVNYNTVPYDPRKPFDPSGIRIGTPALTSRSIPASEMATVAQWITRVVEAARTGDEPTIEKVRDEVKTLMAGYPAPGLPVN; from the coding sequence ATGCGACCGACCCGGGAGGACCCCGTGACCGTATCCGTACCGCCGCACACCCGCCATGACGCTCTGGCAGCAACCGACCCGGAGATCGCCGCACTGGTGGCGTCCGAGGAACAGCTCCAGGCGGACACCCTGCGCCTGATCCCCAGTGAGAACTACGTCTCCGCCGCGGTGCTTGAGGCATCGGGCACCGTCCTCCAGAACAAGTACTCCGAGGGCTACCCGGGCAAGCGGTACTACGAGGGCCAGCAGAACATCGACCAGGTCGAGACCCTCGCCGTCGAACGGGCCAAGGCGCTCTTCCGGATGGACCACGCCAATGTGCAGCCGTACTCCGGCTCGCCCGCCAACCTCGCGGTGTACCTGGCGTTCCTGAAGCCGGGCGACACCGTGCTCGGCATGTCACTGCCGATGGGCGGTCACCTCACGCACGGCTGGGGCGTCTCGGCGACCGGTACCTGGTTTCGCGGGGTGCAGTACGGCGTGCGGCGCGACACCGGCCGCATCGACCTGGACGAGGTACGCGACCTGGCCCTCGCGGAACGCCCCAAGCTGATCTTCTGCGGCGGTACGGCCGTGCCCAGGACGATCGACTTCGCGGGCTTCGCCGAGATCGCCAAGGAGGTCGGCGCGGTCCTGGTCGCCGATGTCGCCCACATCGCCGGCCTGATCGCCGGAGGCGCACACCCCTCGCCCGCCCCGTACGCCGACGTGGTCTCCACCACCACCCACAAGACCCTGCGCGGCCCGCGCGGCGCGATGCTGCTGAGCCGGGCCGAACACGCCCGCGCCATCGACCGTGCCGTCTTCCCCGGCCTCCAGGGCGGCCCCCACAACCAGACGACGGCGGCGATCGCGGTCGCGCTCAAGGAAGCCGCCCGCCCCGACTTCAGCACCTACGCCCACCAGGTGGTCGCCAACGCCCGCGCCCTGGGCGAGGAGTTGGCCTCCCGCGGCTTCGACCTGGTCTCCGGCGGCACGGACAACCACCTCCTCCTGATCGACCTGACCTCCCGCGGTGTCCCGGGCAAGATCGCGGCCAAGGCCCTGGACCGCGCCGGAATCGTCGTCAACTACAACACCGTCCCCTACGACCCCCGCAAGCCCTTCGACCCCTCCGGCATCCGCATCGGCACCCCGGCCCTGACCTCCCGCTCCATCCCGGCCTCGGAGATGGCCACGGTCGCGCAATGGATCACCCGCGTGGTCGAGGCGGCCCGCACGGGCGACGAGCCCACCATCGAGAAGGTCCGCGACGAGGTGAAGACCCTGATGGCCGGCTACCCGGCACCGGGGCTGCCGGTGAACTGA
- a CDS encoding IS5 family transposase (programmed frameshift), whose amino-acid sequence MGSRSDLTDAQWERLEPLLPVSNGRCGRWRDHRQVVNGVLFQIRTGVQWRDLPEQYGPWKTVHERHRRWSADGTWEMLLRRVQAEADAAGEIDWNVSVDSTSVRAHHHAAGARHAPPPVLKGGFGRGGQSRSDPGGTDQPAGGGSAGGEALGRSRGGFTTKIHLSADGRCRVLSLVITPGQCADCTQFEPVMDKIRVPRLTSGRPSTKPDSVSADKGYSNRRTRRYLRRRGIRHVIPEKADQAANRVRRGSAGGRPPGFDRDRYKKRNTVERAINRLKTFRAVATRFDKRGYVYLGTVTAAALVIWLRS is encoded by the exons ATGGGGAGTAGGAGTGATCTGACAGATGCCCAGTGGGAGCGGCTGGAGCCGCTCCTGCCGGTGAGCAATGGGCGTTGCGGCAGGTGGCGGGACCATCGCCAGGTCGTGAACGGGGTGCTTTTCCAGATACGCACGGGCGTGCAGTGGCGCGATTTGCCGGAACAATACGGACCGTGGAAGACGGTGCACGAGCGCCATCGCCGCTGGTCGGCGGACGGAACGTGGGAAATGCTCCTGCGGCGGGTCCAGGCTGAGGCGGACGCGGCCGGCGAGATCGACTGGAACGTCTCGGTCGACTCGACGTCCGTGCGCGCCCACCACCACGCCGCCGGCGCCCGGCACGCTCCGCCGCCCGTCCTCAAAGGGGGCTTTGGCCGGG GCGGTCAAAGCCGCTCGGATCCGGGCGGAACTGATCAACCGGCTGGCGGGGGTAGTGCGGGAGGTGAGGCGCTCGGCCGCTCGCGCGGCGGGTTCACCACCAAGATCCACCTGAGTGCGGACGGCCGTTGCCGGGTGCTCTCGCTGGTCATCACGCCCGGGCAGTGTGCCGACTGCACCCAGTTCGAGCCGGTCATGGACAAGATCCGTGTGCCGAGGTTGACCAGCGGCAGGCCTAGTACGAAGCCGGACAGCGTCAGCGCCGACAAGGGCTACAGCAACCGCCGAACCCGCCGCTACCTGCGCAGACGAGGAATCCGGCATGTCATCCCGGAGAAGGCCGACCAGGCCGCCAACCGGGTCCGACGCGGCAGCGCCGGGGGTCGGCCGCCCGGTTTCGACAGGGACCGCTACAAGAAGCGCAACACCGTCGAACGGGCGATCAACAGGCTGAAGACCTTCCGCGCGGTTGCGACCAGGTTCGACAAGCGCGGCTACGTCTACCTCGGCACCGTCACCGCAGCCGCACTCGTCATCTGGCTCCGCTCATGA
- a CDS encoding nitroreductase — MDVYEAVDSRRAVRAFSDEPVPKEVLERVLTAATRAPSSGNLQPWRMYVVSGEPLAELKKCATARSLAGDPGDEREYPMYPDELTSPYLDRFSAAAAQRYEALGIERDDPDRPQKIATLNSEAFGAPVVLFCYLDRTMGPGQWGDAGMYLQTVMLLLRAEGLHSCPQVMWTMCRKTVSRIVGADDELVLFCGISVGFEKEGVPRLRTGRADMTETVSFIGV; from the coding sequence GTGGATGTGTATGAGGCCGTGGACAGCCGCCGGGCTGTACGGGCGTTCAGCGATGAGCCGGTGCCCAAGGAGGTCCTCGAACGGGTGCTGACCGCAGCAACGCGGGCTCCGTCCAGCGGGAACCTCCAGCCGTGGCGCATGTATGTCGTGAGCGGGGAACCCTTGGCCGAACTGAAGAAGTGCGCGACGGCCAGGTCACTGGCGGGAGACCCGGGTGATGAGCGGGAGTATCCGATGTACCCGGACGAACTGACCTCGCCGTATCTGGACCGCTTCTCCGCTGCGGCGGCTCAGCGATACGAAGCGCTGGGGATTGAGCGCGACGACCCCGACCGGCCCCAGAAGATCGCTACCTTGAACTCGGAGGCGTTCGGGGCGCCGGTCGTCTTGTTCTGCTACCTCGACCGGACGATGGGGCCCGGGCAGTGGGGTGACGCGGGGATGTACCTGCAGACGGTCATGCTGTTGCTGAGGGCGGAAGGATTGCACAGCTGCCCCCAGGTGATGTGGACCATGTGCCGCAAGACCGTCAGCCGAATAGTCGGAGCCGATGACGAGCTTGTGCTGTTCTGTGGCATTTCAGTGGGATTTGAGAAGGAAGGCGTACCAAGGCTGCGTACCGGGCGGGCGGACATGACGGAAACGGTGAGCTTCATCGGAGTGTGA
- a CDS encoding transposase family protein, whose protein sequence is MAGVITASEPSWIAPFTGLSPRAFGKLMTVLRREGADAVRKGRPWGLPLEDRALLVAAYWRTNLTMRQLAPRFGVSKSLADRIIDHLGPMLALQPRKRFAKATVLIVDGTLVPTRDHTIAAQSKNYRYSTNHQIVIDADTRLVVVVGRPLPGNRNDCKAWDESGAKAAVGRTLTIADGGYLEEKEAEEKKPYDLEGDPLFRVRAYEAAKDLADRNPLTFTPSGPEQFPEFIQAIIGTFQHAIEESDLWMHLWRDDRFVSERAVQSLFRHTVWHYCRAVGVDMTAEANAGRGPVDFKFVQNWESRALLEIKLASNPYFWHGLTKQTVQYLKSEGIKRMSHVVILASLL, encoded by the coding sequence ATGGCTGGTGTGATCACGGCGTCGGAGCCCTCGTGGATAGCCCCGTTCACCGGGCTGAGCCCGCGCGCCTTCGGGAAGCTGATGACGGTTTTGCGGCGCGAGGGCGCGGACGCGGTCCGCAAGGGTCGGCCGTGGGGCCTGCCGCTGGAGGACCGGGCACTGCTGGTCGCGGCGTACTGGCGCACGAACCTAACGATGCGCCAGCTGGCCCCGCGGTTCGGGGTCTCCAAGTCATTGGCGGACCGCATCATCGACCACCTCGGGCCGATGCTCGCGCTCCAGCCCCGCAAGCGGTTCGCCAAGGCCACCGTGCTCATCGTGGACGGCACTCTGGTCCCCACCCGCGACCACACCATCGCCGCGCAGTCGAAGAACTACCGGTACTCCACCAACCACCAGATCGTCATCGATGCCGACACTCGGCTCGTCGTCGTGGTCGGCCGACCGCTGCCCGGGAACCGCAACGACTGCAAGGCGTGGGATGAATCCGGCGCCAAGGCCGCAGTCGGCAGGACACTCACGATCGCCGACGGCGGCTACCTTGAGGAGAAAGAAGCCGAGGAGAAGAAGCCCTACGACTTGGAGGGGGATCCGCTCTTCCGCGTCAGGGCGTACGAGGCGGCAAAAGATCTCGCCGATAGGAACCCTTTAACATTTACTCCGTCAGGACCTGAGCAGTTCCCTGAATTCATTCAGGCCATCATCGGAACCTTCCAGCATGCAATAGAAGAATCCGACTTGTGGATGCACTTGTGGCGCGACGATAGATTCGTCAGCGAGAGAGCTGTTCAAAGCCTTTTCAGGCATACAGTGTGGCACTACTGCCGAGCAGTAGGTGTCGACATGACAGCCGAGGCGAATGCTGGGAGAGGGCCCGTCGATTTCAAATTCGTGCAGAATTGGGAATCTCGGGCACTTCTGGAGATAAAGCTTGCATCCAATCCGTATTTCTGGCATGGCCTCACGAAGCAAACAGTTCAATACCTCAAGTCGGAAGGCATTAAGAGGATGTCTCACGTGGTGATCTTGGCGAGTCTCTTGTAG
- a CDS encoding IS5 family transposase (programmed frameshift) — MSADLSQRLVPDGLWELVAPLLPSFSSRPQGGGTAPLNERAVFTAVVYVLTSGCAWRHLPETFGVSPATAHRRFTAWTEAGLWRRLHRAVLDELGARGELDWTSAIVDAASVRAKRGSLTGPNPVDRGKKGSKLHVLSEAQGLPLAVAVSGANLHDSQAFKPLILGIPAVRSRRGPRRRRPVKIRADKAYYSAEHLRWLRARNLVPRIARPGIESGERLGRHRWKIERSISWLFGYRRLTVRYERKGSHFLAFLGLAAALTCYKRLAKITT, encoded by the exons GTGAGTGCCGATCTTTCGCAGCGGCTGGTTCCTGACGGTCTGTGGGAACTCGTCGCCCCGTTGTTGCCGTCGTTCAGCTCCCGTCCGCAGGGCGGTGGGACTGCGCCGCTGAACGAGCGGGCCGTGTTCACGGCGGTGGTGTACGTGCTGACCAGCGGGTGCGCCTGGCGGCACCTGCCGGAGACGTTCGGGGTATCGCCCGCGACGGCGCACCGCCGGTTCACCGCGTGGACCGAGGCCGGGTTGTGGCGCCGATTGCACCGGGCGGTGCTGGATGAACTCGGCGCCAGGGGTGAGCTCGACTGGACCTCCGCGATCGTCGATGCGGCGTCGGTGCGGGCGAAAAGG GGCTCGCTGACCGGGCCGAATCCGGTCGATCGCGGCAAGAAGGGCAGCAAACTGCACGTGCTGTCCGAGGCCCAGGGCCTGCCGCTGGCCGTGGCGGTCTCGGGTGCGAACCTGCACGACAGCCAGGCGTTCAAGCCGCTGATCCTCGGCATACCCGCCGTCCGCTCCCGGCGCGGGCCCCGTCGGAGACGGCCCGTGAAGATCCGCGCGGACAAGGCGTACTACTCCGCGGAACACCTGCGCTGGCTCCGCGCCCGGAACCTCGTCCCACGCATCGCCCGTCCCGGCATCGAGTCCGGCGAGCGCCTCGGCCGACACCGGTGGAAGATCGAGCGGTCGATCTCCTGGCTCTTCGGCTACCGCCGCCTCACCGTCCGGTATGAGCGAAAGGGCAGCCACTTCCTCGCCTTCCTCGGCCTCGCCGCAGCCCTGACCTGCTACAAGAGACTCGCCAAGATCACCACGTGA